From Cloacibacillus sp. An23, the proteins below share one genomic window:
- the raiA gene encoding ribosome-associated translation inhibitor RaiA: protein MEVRFFTRNVELPGDIKDYMEKKLLKIEKFFDRILDTQVVLNYKRGMNVVEITANVNGVIMRGEDYAPDLRKAFDKALKNIERQVKKHKSYLTDRARMKVQDVSFDIDPEIMTGAAPEKEEQHEIVKRKKFSVDVMTPLEATMQMDLLGHSFFIFKNDETGEINVVYRREEGGYGLLEPK, encoded by the coding sequence ATGGAAGTACGTTTCTTTACACGCAATGTCGAACTCCCCGGAGACATTAAGGATTATATGGAGAAGAAGCTTCTCAAGATAGAAAAGTTCTTCGACCGTATCCTTGACACTCAGGTCGTGCTCAACTACAAGCGGGGCATGAACGTGGTCGAGATCACCGCGAACGTAAACGGCGTCATAATGCGAGGCGAGGACTACGCGCCCGATCTGCGCAAGGCCTTCGACAAGGCGCTGAAAAATATAGAACGCCAGGTGAAGAAGCACAAAAGCTACCTCACCGACAGGGCGCGCATGAAAGTCCAGGACGTCTCCTTCGATATAGACCCGGAGATAATGACTGGCGCCGCCCCGGAGAAGGAAGAGCAGCACGAGATAGTCAAGAGAAAGAAATTCTCCGTAGACGTTATGACTCCGCTCGAGGCGACTATGCAGATGGATCTCCTCGGGCACTCCTTCTTCATCTTCAAGAACGACGAAACCGGCGAGATAAACGTGGTCTACCGCCGCGAAGAAGGCGGCTACGGACTGCTCGAGCCGAAATAG
- a CDS encoding pyridoxal phosphate-dependent aminotransferase codes for MKFSKRILNIAPSATVSISAAAKNMKAEGKPVLSFSMGEPDFGSPKSANDAAIEAIKRGESHYTLNTGIIELRRAVCDYYKRRFGLEYKPDEVIVAAGAKPLLYEAMQALVDDGDEVVLFAPAWVSYIEQLHMAGGVEKVVDTMSTGLLPTKEKLLEAIGPKTVGIVVNSPSNPTGAIYPEETLRMIAEVAIEKDLWIIFDEIYERFAYEPAKHVNIINVVPEVKDRVIIINGVSKAYAMTGWRIGYALGPKEIIAKMATLQTHLTSNASSIAQWAAYGAVEGADEDVEKMRAEFEKRRRVIVDMINDIPGLKVREPEGAFYVFVDVTGCPVPDDMKFCEMLLNEKYVAAVPGTAFLAPGYIRLSYACSMDNIKEGMKRMKEFVEGLKK; via the coding sequence GTGAAGTTTTCAAAGAGAATCCTGAACATAGCCCCCTCCGCGACGGTCAGCATATCCGCCGCCGCGAAAAATATGAAGGCCGAGGGCAAGCCTGTGCTTTCCTTCAGCATGGGCGAACCGGACTTCGGCTCCCCCAAGTCCGCCAACGACGCCGCGATAGAGGCCATCAAACGCGGCGAATCACACTACACGCTGAACACTGGAATAATCGAGCTGCGCCGCGCCGTCTGCGATTACTATAAAAGACGTTTCGGCCTCGAATACAAGCCCGACGAGGTGATAGTCGCGGCCGGAGCGAAGCCGCTGCTCTACGAGGCCATGCAGGCGCTCGTAGACGACGGCGACGAGGTCGTGCTCTTCGCGCCCGCTTGGGTCAGCTACATCGAGCAGCTCCACATGGCGGGCGGCGTCGAAAAAGTGGTGGACACGATGTCTACCGGCCTTCTCCCGACTAAGGAAAAGCTGCTCGAAGCCATAGGTCCGAAGACCGTCGGCATAGTCGTCAACTCGCCGTCGAACCCGACCGGCGCTATTTACCCCGAGGAGACGCTGCGCATGATAGCCGAGGTCGCTATAGAAAAAGACCTCTGGATAATCTTCGACGAGATATACGAGCGCTTCGCATACGAGCCGGCGAAGCATGTGAACATAATCAACGTCGTCCCCGAGGTAAAGGACCGCGTCATAATAATCAACGGCGTAAGCAAGGCCTACGCTATGACCGGCTGGCGCATCGGCTACGCGCTCGGCCCGAAGGAGATAATCGCGAAGATGGCGACGCTCCAGACGCACCTCACCTCGAACGCGAGCTCGATAGCCCAGTGGGCCGCCTACGGCGCGGTCGAAGGAGCGGACGAGGACGTCGAGAAGATGCGCGCCGAGTTTGAGAAACGCCGCCGCGTCATCGTAGACATGATAAACGACATCCCGGGGCTGAAAGTCCGCGAGCCTGAAGGAGCTTTCTACGTATTCGTGGACGTGACAGGCTGCCCGGTGCCCGACGATATGAAGTTCTGCGAGATGCTGCTCAACGAAAAATACGTCGCCGCCGTTCCCGGCACGGCCTTCCTCGCCCCCGGCTACATCCGCCTCTCCTACGCATGCTCGATGGACAACATCAAAGAGGGCATGAAGCGGATGAAGGAATTCGTCGAAGGGCTGAAGAAATAG
- the lptB gene encoding LPS export ABC transporter ATP-binding protein, giving the protein MALETAATTLRAEKLIKSFSGRRVVNEVSVKIDKGEIVGLLGPNGAGKSTTFYMIVGRIIPDSGSVWLGAQELSGLPMYRRARAGIGYLPQEASVFRSLTVRQNLDLVLEESGVPADVRGEKISALLDDYGLKHLQDTKGVSLSGGERRRVEIARCLALEPHFILLDEPFSGIDPIAVADLQSIIRDLKERGYGILLTDHNVRETLSITDRAYLIYEGKVFLEGEPEEIAENVKARELYLGKDFSW; this is encoded by the coding sequence ATGGCGCTCGAAACAGCCGCGACGACCCTGCGCGCGGAAAAGCTCATCAAAAGCTTCAGCGGGCGGCGCGTAGTCAACGAAGTCAGCGTAAAGATAGACAAGGGCGAGATAGTCGGGCTGCTCGGGCCGAACGGCGCCGGCAAGAGCACGACATTTTACATGATAGTCGGGCGCATCATCCCGGATTCCGGCAGCGTATGGCTCGGCGCGCAGGAGCTTTCCGGCCTTCCGATGTACCGGCGCGCGCGCGCCGGGATAGGCTACCTGCCGCAGGAGGCCTCGGTGTTCCGCAGCCTCACCGTGCGCCAGAACCTCGACCTCGTGCTCGAGGAATCGGGCGTCCCGGCGGACGTGCGCGGCGAAAAGATATCCGCGCTGCTCGACGACTACGGATTAAAGCATCTTCAGGACACGAAGGGCGTCTCGCTCTCCGGAGGCGAGCGCCGCCGCGTCGAGATAGCGCGCTGCCTCGCGCTCGAGCCGCATTTCATACTTCTCGACGAGCCGTTCAGCGGAATCGACCCGATAGCGGTCGCGGACCTTCAGTCGATAATCAGAGACCTCAAAGAGCGCGGCTACGGAATACTGCTCACCGACCACAACGTCCGCGAGACGCTTTCGATTACAGACCGCGCCTACCTCATATACGAAGGCAAGGTATTCCTCGAGGGCGAGCCGGAAGAAATCGCCGAAAACGTAAAGGCGCGCGAGCTCTATCTCGGAAAGGATTTCAGCTGGTAG
- the lptC gene encoding LPS export ABC transporter periplasmic protein LptC — MKIKRVLAALCAISALCSASLPAIAAQAQQGGVKKVETTLSADSIDYNVNTGDARASGNVVIKREGATLWGDEAEGNTNDEVMTLRGNVRGEFPEQDATLKSESATWTGDKSKRTDGLVEAFGSVRLTRGAEDYLNADYVRWEPGTENYAARGGVDGLLEKKILKADDARRSGNKFWATGVRRYEDLVEKFAVSARTVEGTLAPDPQTGQDALKDMVADRNVVLDYVDREGLKTRVTGDRAVYSKARGTIVVSGNTKAVRSDGKTVTADTMVVHEDTRVIEAKGNSRIIFVVDEEEQPADQKKDGGKNAKKSGAPARSAEKSPETGGTPKAESGAKRPSSGSESTLSDDETRWVEGW, encoded by the coding sequence ATGAAAATAAAACGAGTTTTAGCCGCGCTATGCGCAATATCAGCGCTCTGCTCAGCGTCGCTCCCGGCAATCGCCGCGCAGGCGCAGCAGGGCGGCGTGAAGAAGGTGGAGACGACGCTCTCCGCCGACAGCATCGACTACAACGTCAACACGGGCGACGCGCGCGCCTCCGGCAACGTCGTCATAAAACGCGAGGGCGCGACGCTCTGGGGCGACGAGGCCGAAGGCAATACGAACGACGAAGTGATGACGCTGCGCGGCAACGTGCGCGGAGAATTCCCAGAACAGGACGCGACGCTCAAATCGGAGAGCGCCACGTGGACCGGGGACAAATCCAAACGCACCGACGGCCTCGTTGAGGCATTCGGCAGCGTGCGGCTCACGCGCGGCGCGGAAGACTACCTCAACGCCGACTATGTGCGCTGGGAGCCTGGGACTGAAAACTACGCCGCGCGCGGCGGCGTGGACGGCCTGCTCGAAAAGAAAATCCTGAAAGCCGACGACGCGAGACGCAGCGGAAATAAATTCTGGGCCACGGGAGTGCGCCGTTACGAGGACCTGGTAGAAAAGTTCGCCGTCTCGGCGCGTACAGTCGAAGGCACCCTGGCGCCGGACCCGCAGACCGGACAGGACGCGCTCAAGGACATGGTGGCCGACCGTAACGTCGTGCTCGATTATGTGGACCGCGAGGGGCTCAAGACGCGCGTGACCGGCGACAGGGCCGTCTATTCGAAGGCCCGCGGCACGATAGTCGTCTCGGGCAACACGAAGGCCGTCCGCAGCGACGGCAAGACCGTCACAGCCGATACGATGGTCGTCCACGAGGACACGAGGGTGATCGAAGCCAAGGGCAATTCGCGCATAATCTTCGTAGTGGACGAGGAAGAGCAGCCGGCGGATCAGAAGAAGGACGGCGGAAAGAACGCGAAAAAGTCCGGAGCTCCCGCCAGGAGCGCCGAAAAGAGCCCCGAAACCGGCGGCACGCCCAAAGCCGAGAGCGGAGCCAAGCGCCCCTCATCAGGCTCGGAGAGCACTCTCAGTGACGACGAGACGCGCTGGGTGGAGGGCTGGTAG
- the pyrE gene encoding orotate phosphoribosyltransferase, with product MACTCANEEVSKKILEMMKESGAHLQGHFKLTSGLHSDNYMQCALMLRYPKYAAYAGAELAKLLEPYRPDFILSPALGGLIIGHEVARALDVPFLFTERVDGDMRLKRFPHPGKLRFALVEDVCTTGKSSRESAQILVDGGAEWAGSGCIVDRRAPECLPDWDLKSLVKVHFATYRPEECPLCAAGLPLVKPGSRPDGK from the coding sequence ATGGCCTGTACCTGCGCGAACGAAGAAGTTTCAAAGAAAATTCTTGAAATGATGAAAGAAAGCGGAGCTCATCTTCAGGGGCATTTCAAGCTCACCTCTGGGCTGCACAGCGACAACTACATGCAGTGCGCTCTCATGCTGCGCTATCCGAAGTACGCCGCCTACGCCGGCGCGGAGCTCGCGAAGCTGCTCGAGCCGTACAGGCCGGACTTCATACTTTCGCCCGCGCTCGGCGGCCTTATTATAGGCCACGAAGTCGCGCGCGCGCTCGACGTGCCGTTCCTCTTCACCGAGCGCGTAGACGGAGACATGCGCCTCAAACGCTTCCCGCACCCCGGAAAGCTGCGCTTCGCGCTCGTCGAGGACGTATGCACGACCGGCAAGTCGTCGCGCGAGTCCGCGCAGATACTCGTAGACGGAGGGGCGGAATGGGCCGGCTCCGGCTGCATTGTGGACCGCCGCGCGCCCGAGTGTCTGCCTGACTGGGATCTGAAGTCGCTGGTAAAGGTGCATTTCGCGACCTACAGGCCCGAGGAATGCCCGCTCTGCGCGGCGGGGCTTCCGCTCGTGAAGCCCGGCAGCCGCCCGGACGGAAAATAA
- a CDS encoding DUF4241 domain-containing protein has protein sequence MPSKEWLEKYEAVKEKLRCKKDLDAYFTEKKIGTMDVDTLEIGAVSFPIGEVIACDPLVEFADARPYMQTIPAGTYPVTVCVVPSEKYGNRYACVKVAVSDAKPVRYEMGLQGDEELDELGDDEIFGFGVDAGMGCVADVKTRDAFFEYWKKREAEEEGIDYYDDLFCDLLEENAKAYPKYQCKYGDWLNWTIPWTGLNLPIFASGWGDGVYPVYFGYDADGKVCGVYVHFIDVEEDYSDDGE, from the coding sequence ATGCCCTCAAAAGAATGGCTCGAAAAATACGAAGCCGTAAAAGAAAAGCTCCGCTGCAAGAAAGATTTGGACGCCTACTTCACCGAGAAGAAAATAGGGACGATGGACGTCGATACGCTCGAAATAGGCGCAGTCTCATTCCCGATCGGGGAGGTCATAGCCTGCGACCCCCTCGTGGAATTCGCCGACGCGCGCCCCTACATGCAGACGATACCGGCGGGAACATATCCCGTGACCGTCTGCGTCGTCCCGAGCGAAAAATACGGAAACCGCTACGCCTGCGTAAAAGTCGCCGTAAGCGACGCCAAGCCTGTGCGCTACGAGATGGGCCTGCAAGGCGACGAAGAACTTGACGAACTCGGCGACGACGAAATTTTCGGCTTCGGCGTCGACGCGGGGATGGGCTGCGTCGCCGACGTAAAAACTCGCGACGCTTTCTTTGAATACTGGAAAAAGCGCGAAGCGGAAGAAGAGGGTATTGATTACTACGACGACCTCTTCTGCGACCTTCTCGAAGAAAACGCAAAAGCGTACCCGAAATACCAATGCAAGTACGGCGACTGGCTCAACTGGACGATTCCATGGACGGGGCTGAACCTCCCGATATTCGCCTCCGGCTGGGGCGACGGCGTATATCCCGTCTACTTCGGCTATGACGCGGACGGCAAAGTCTGCGGCGTCTACGTCCATTTCATAGACGTGGAAGAGGACTACAGCGACGACGGCGAATAG
- the tsaD gene encoding tRNA (adenosine(37)-N6)-threonylcarbamoyltransferase complex transferase subunit TsaD: MGEKHGGFVTLGIESSCDDTALAVTADGSRVVADAISSQIDSHSVYGGVVPELASRMHQEAILPLLCKILAEAGISSPRDEIDLIAVTAGPGLMGSLLVGVMTAKALAQGWGVPLIGVNHLEGHIFANVARKEGDDRPVPEPPFVSMIVSGGHTEVVLVRAFGDYELLGSTRDDAAGEAYDKVSKVLGLGYPGGPVIDRLAAGGNPEAFRLPLPLAGSKEIEFSFSGLKTAAITLIEKEKAEGCEFPLADVCASFQRAVVESLLSKLKLAVKNTGVKRVTLSGGVAANSALRAALADYAKAKGVELFLPPRAMCTDNAAMIAAAGYASYMRGNRSTLALSPNPSWSVW, translated from the coding sequence ATGGGTGAAAAGCACGGCGGTTTTGTAACTCTCGGGATAGAGTCGAGCTGCGACGACACCGCGCTCGCAGTCACGGCGGACGGCAGCCGCGTCGTCGCGGACGCCATATCGAGCCAGATAGACTCGCACAGCGTCTACGGCGGCGTTGTGCCGGAGCTCGCCTCGCGTATGCACCAGGAGGCCATACTTCCGCTGCTCTGCAAAATTCTCGCCGAAGCCGGAATATCCTCGCCGCGCGACGAAATAGACCTCATAGCCGTGACGGCTGGGCCGGGGCTCATGGGCTCTCTGCTCGTCGGCGTGATGACGGCGAAGGCGCTCGCGCAGGGCTGGGGCGTGCCGCTCATAGGAGTGAACCACCTTGAAGGGCACATCTTCGCGAACGTCGCGCGTAAAGAAGGCGACGACCGCCCCGTGCCCGAGCCGCCCTTTGTATCGATGATAGTATCGGGCGGACACACCGAGGTCGTCCTCGTGCGGGCGTTCGGAGACTACGAGCTGCTCGGCTCCACGCGCGACGACGCCGCGGGCGAAGCCTACGACAAGGTGTCGAAAGTCCTCGGCCTCGGCTATCCCGGCGGCCCGGTGATCGACCGCCTCGCCGCCGGCGGAAACCCCGAAGCTTTCCGCCTTCCGCTGCCGCTCGCCGGAAGCAAAGAAATCGAATTCAGCTTCAGCGGCCTCAAGACAGCCGCGATAACCCTCATAGAAAAAGAAAAAGCCGAAGGCTGCGAGTTCCCGCTCGCCGACGTCTGCGCGTCGTTCCAGCGCGCGGTGGTTGAAAGCCTTCTGTCCAAACTCAAACTCGCGGTAAAAAACACCGGGGTAAAGCGCGTTACTCTCTCCGGCGGCGTCGCCGCTAACTCCGCGCTGCGCGCCGCCCTCGCGGACTACGCGAAAGCGAAGGGCGTCGAGCTCTTCCTGCCGCCGCGCGCCATGTGCACCGACAACGCCGCGATGATAGCCGCCGCCGGATACGCCTCCTACATGCGCGGAAACCGCTCGACCCTCGCGCTCTCGCCGAACCCGTCGTGGAGCGTGTGGTAA
- the murJ gene encoding murein biosynthesis integral membrane protein MurJ, with protein MTAGNRAPRSDGGNEAGEAAKNHAPRSNESNKTGEAPKNCGEKAKRPDALSGMVFHAMRMMAGTLVSRVLGLVREMLTAALFGATRQLDAFFVAYTLANLSRQLLAEGALSASFVPVFSRTLAADGRDDARRLADEALTILIFGCSAVVAAGILLSPFLVDIMAPGFAPEERAVAVTLTRMMFPFLMLVSVGALAMGVLNSLGSFFVPAIAPALSNLAYIIFLLATMRELSVWNLAFAVLTGGAFHMLLQVYWCSRLKFTLRPRRPDFADPQLRGMMALFLPYAAGLSLNQLNPVISRMLGSFLDGGSISVLTYADRVLQLPLGLFVIAISQAVLPVLSRQDPNDTASFCDFVRGAMRFNLFVVLPVAAGLCMVSHEVVHLLFFRGAFSEWAWHATGTALSLYALGLPGMASSTVIMRAIYARRMPRAAVLVTGVTVAVNLAASVVLMRFFAYAGLAAASASAFTAASIFAAWKLSRNIGGRLRIFELSWLWRVLLPLAAMSAALAVFKKFMPYPDASALSARLLWLFAATAGGGAVYAAGTLALRCPEWRWICGAVKKRG; from the coding sequence GTGACGGCGGGCAATCGAGCGCCGCGCTCAGACGGAGGCAATGAAGCCGGCGAGGCGGCGAAAAATCACGCGCCGCGCTCAAACGAAAGCAATAAAACCGGCGAGGCTCCGAAAAACTGCGGAGAAAAAGCAAAACGCCCGGACGCGCTCTCGGGCATGGTCTTCCACGCCATGCGCATGATGGCCGGGACGCTCGTCAGCCGCGTGCTCGGCCTCGTGCGCGAGATGCTCACGGCCGCGCTCTTCGGCGCGACGCGGCAGCTCGACGCCTTTTTCGTAGCCTATACCCTCGCGAACCTATCGCGCCAGCTTCTCGCCGAGGGGGCTCTTTCAGCCTCGTTCGTCCCCGTCTTCTCGCGCACTCTCGCGGCGGACGGGCGCGACGACGCGAGACGCCTCGCCGACGAGGCTCTGACGATACTCATCTTCGGATGCAGCGCCGTCGTCGCGGCCGGAATTCTGCTTTCGCCCTTCCTCGTCGACATAATGGCCCCTGGCTTCGCGCCCGAGGAACGCGCAGTCGCGGTGACGCTGACGCGCATGATGTTCCCCTTCCTGATGCTAGTCTCCGTCGGCGCGCTCGCGATGGGCGTCCTGAACAGCCTCGGCAGCTTCTTCGTCCCGGCGATAGCGCCCGCGCTGAGCAACCTTGCATATATAATCTTTCTTCTCGCGACTATGCGCGAGCTGTCCGTATGGAACCTCGCCTTCGCCGTGCTGACCGGCGGAGCCTTCCACATGCTGCTCCAGGTCTACTGGTGCTCGCGGCTGAAGTTCACGCTGCGCCCGCGCAGGCCGGATTTTGCAGACCCGCAGCTCCGCGGCATGATGGCGCTCTTTCTGCCATACGCGGCCGGACTGTCGCTCAACCAGCTCAACCCCGTCATAAGCCGTATGCTCGGCTCCTTCCTCGACGGCGGCTCCATATCGGTGCTGACCTACGCCGACCGCGTGCTCCAGCTCCCGCTCGGCCTCTTCGTCATAGCAATCTCGCAGGCCGTCCTTCCCGTGCTCTCGCGGCAGGACCCGAACGACACGGCCTCCTTCTGCGACTTCGTGCGCGGAGCGATGCGCTTCAACCTCTTCGTCGTGCTTCCCGTAGCTGCGGGGCTCTGCATGGTGTCGCACGAGGTCGTCCACCTGCTCTTCTTCCGCGGCGCGTTTTCCGAATGGGCATGGCACGCGACCGGGACGGCTCTCTCGCTCTACGCGCTCGGCCTTCCGGGCATGGCCAGCAGCACCGTGATAATGCGCGCCATCTACGCGCGCCGTATGCCGCGCGCCGCCGTGCTCGTGACCGGCGTGACTGTCGCAGTCAACCTCGCCGCCAGCGTCGTCCTGATGCGCTTCTTCGCATACGCGGGGCTCGCCGCGGCTTCGGCCTCGGCCTTCACTGCGGCGAGTATCTTCGCCGCGTGGAAGCTCTCACGAAACATAGGCGGACGGCTCCGCATCTTTGAGCTTTCGTGGCTCTGGCGCGTCCTGCTTCCGCTCGCCGCAATGTCCGCGGCTCTCGCCGTTTTTAAGAAATTCATGCCGTATCCCGACGCTTCGGCCCTTTCCGCGAGGCTGCTATGGCTCTTCGCCGCGACGGCCGGCGGAGGCGCGGTGTACGCCGCGGGCACGCTCGCTCTGCGCTGCCCCGAGTGGCGGTGGATATGCGGCGCGGTTAAAAAGCGCGGCTGA
- a CDS encoding LysR family transcriptional regulator: MELFQLRYFLTVAKYENFSKAADELLVSQPSVSKAIIQLEQELGVQLFDRNGKRIKLNNAGKALQERLKSVLATLNNLPNELSIAAGKRQSTIIFNVLAATSLLPDILLKFKKEYPLINFQLLQNKNAKYDLCISSTLPNVMLNNSALVMSEDLKLAVPASSPLALTNAVDLADLRYESFVMLKNHILRDITMHFFNLCGYSPNIAFESDSPYTIRELVSAGLGITLWPEITWGKIQSDKANLLNITNPICRRNIFISWPDDGIKKQEVMVFFEFLKRYFRQRIRS, translated from the coding sequence ATGGAATTATTCCAACTGCGCTACTTTTTAACAGTCGCTAAATATGAAAATTTTTCCAAAGCAGCTGACGAACTGCTAGTTTCTCAACCTTCTGTCAGTAAAGCCATAATACAATTGGAACAAGAATTAGGAGTGCAGTTATTTGATCGCAACGGCAAACGCATAAAGCTAAACAACGCAGGAAAGGCGTTGCAAGAACGTCTAAAGAGCGTTCTTGCAACGCTCAATAATTTACCGAATGAATTGAGCATTGCAGCTGGTAAACGTCAATCCACGATTATTTTCAATGTTCTTGCTGCGACTTCTTTACTTCCAGATATTTTGCTTAAGTTTAAGAAAGAGTATCCATTGATAAATTTCCAACTATTGCAGAATAAAAATGCAAAATATGATTTATGTATATCCTCAACATTACCTAATGTTATGTTAAACAACAGCGCGTTAGTAATGAGTGAGGATTTGAAGCTGGCAGTCCCAGCGTCATCACCATTAGCATTAACTAATGCCGTCGATCTTGCAGATTTGCGATATGAAAGCTTTGTAATGCTAAAAAATCACATATTGCGAGACATCACGATGCATTTTTTTAATCTTTGTGGATACTCTCCAAATATTGCTTTTGAGAGCGATAGCCCATATACAATCAGAGAGCTGGTAAGCGCCGGGTTAGGCATAACGTTGTGGCCAGAAATCACTTGGGGGAAAATACAATCAGATAAAGCTAATTTATTAAATATCACTAATCCGATTTGTAGAAGAAATATATTCATAAGTTGGCCTGACGATGGTATTAAGAAACAAGAAGTCATGGTATTTTTTGAATTCTTAAAAAGATATTTTAGGCAACGCATACGTTCTTAA
- the pyrF gene encoding orotidine-5'-phosphate decarboxylase translates to MEERQCGLILALDVQTPDAAREFLDRLDKATRYVKIGPRLYAMGGLPFVKEIIARGYDVFLDLKLHDIPNTVASAVEPLSEAGLWALTIHTSGGYEMMARSVAMRDKTGSKMKLFGITVLTSLGGELWSGVHPGCDMNGALIGRAETAERAGLDGIVCSPLDLELLQGRAKRLLRIVPGIRTKKVSTEDQTRVATAADAAKAGASYIVVGRPILEAADPIAAAKDILKTLEEASR, encoded by the coding sequence ATGGAAGAAAGACAGTGCGGGCTCATCCTCGCGCTCGACGTGCAAACGCCGGACGCGGCGCGCGAGTTCCTCGACAGACTGGACAAGGCGACGCGCTACGTGAAAATCGGGCCGCGCCTCTACGCGATGGGCGGCCTTCCGTTCGTTAAAGAAATCATAGCGAGAGGGTACGACGTGTTCCTCGACCTCAAGCTGCACGACATCCCGAACACCGTCGCCTCGGCGGTCGAGCCTCTTTCGGAAGCGGGGCTCTGGGCTCTCACGATACACACGTCGGGCGGTTATGAGATGATGGCGCGCAGCGTCGCGATGCGCGACAAGACCGGAAGCAAGATGAAGCTCTTCGGCATCACGGTGCTGACGAGCCTCGGCGGCGAGCTTTGGAGCGGCGTGCATCCCGGCTGCGATATGAACGGTGCGCTCATTGGCCGCGCCGAAACCGCGGAGCGCGCCGGCCTCGACGGTATAGTCTGCTCGCCGCTCGACCTCGAGCTTCTTCAGGGACGCGCGAAAAGGCTGCTGCGCATCGTCCCGGGCATAAGAACGAAGAAAGTAAGCACGGAGGATCAGACGCGCGTAGCCACGGCGGCGGACGCCGCGAAGGCCGGCGCGTCGTACATAGTCGTCGGGCGTCCGATACTCGAGGCCGCCGACCCGATTGCGGCGGCGAAGGATATATTGAAGACATTAGAGGAGGCTTCACGCTGA
- a CDS encoding dihydroorotase has product MEKLLFKGFKVFDGKEFIKDDCVLVEDGKIAKIGSGLECADAEVVEGNGRLLTPGFIDLHAHFRDPGLEWNEDLKSGAMAGAAGGFTTLVAMPNTKPAVSEPALVEYVLSHGAAAKAARILPAGCVSKKREGKEICEMEKMAEAGAVFFTDDGSPVATSHLLRLALLYTGKRLPRVMEHPEEISLFQGGQVHEGRVSAMSGLKGIPGASEEIDVARGIALVRDTGSRIHFTHISCAGAVELIRNAKRAGLDVTCDTTFHHLTLNENAVIGSGYNSRFKVNPPLRSVEDQRALWEGLVDGTIDAIVTDHAPWHMDEKDEPFQEAPFGIASLECAAAVLLDYRAKNRPEVPLELIFTKMTSAPAALLPEKWQGLGVIAEGACADLTVIDEARTRIVDCQTWHSKARCCPWEGIALTSWPVMTFVEGRKIWQDDEEL; this is encoded by the coding sequence ATGGAAAAGCTTTTATTCAAGGGATTCAAGGTATTCGACGGCAAAGAGTTCATAAAAGACGACTGCGTTCTCGTCGAGGACGGCAAGATTGCGAAGATAGGCTCGGGCCTTGAATGCGCGGACGCCGAGGTTGTGGAAGGAAACGGACGGCTGCTCACGCCGGGCTTCATCGATCTTCACGCTCACTTCCGCGATCCGGGGCTCGAGTGGAACGAAGACTTGAAAAGCGGCGCTATGGCGGGAGCCGCGGGCGGCTTCACGACGCTCGTCGCCATGCCGAACACGAAGCCCGCTGTCTCCGAGCCGGCGCTCGTCGAGTACGTGCTGAGCCACGGCGCGGCGGCGAAGGCCGCGCGCATACTGCCCGCAGGCTGCGTCAGCAAGAAGCGCGAGGGCAAGGAGATATGCGAGATGGAAAAAATGGCGGAGGCCGGAGCCGTGTTCTTCACCGACGACGGTTCGCCGGTGGCCACGAGCCACCTGCTGCGCCTTGCGCTGCTCTACACCGGCAAGCGTCTGCCGCGCGTCATGGAGCACCCCGAGGAGATAAGCCTCTTCCAGGGCGGGCAGGTCCACGAGGGCCGCGTCAGCGCGATGTCCGGCCTCAAAGGCATCCCCGGCGCGTCTGAGGAGATCGACGTAGCGCGCGGCATAGCGCTCGTCCGCGACACCGGCTCGCGCATCCACTTCACACACATCTCATGCGCCGGCGCAGTTGAGCTTATCCGCAACGCGAAGCGCGCGGGGCTCGACGTCACCTGCGACACGACCTTCCACCACCTCACGCTCAATGAGAACGCCGTCATCGGAAGCGGCTACAACTCGCGCTTCAAGGTCAATCCGCCGCTTCGCTCGGTCGAGGACCAGCGCGCGCTGTGGGAGGGGCTCGTGGACGGAACGATAGACGCGATAGTCACCGACCACGCTCCGTGGCACATGGACGAGAAGGACGAACCGTTCCAGGAGGCTCCCTTCGGCATCGCTTCGCTTGAGTGCGCCGCCGCGGTGCTGCTCGACTACCGCGCGAAGAACCGCCCCGAAGTGCCGCTCGAACTCATCTTTACGAAGATGACCTCAGCGCCCGCCGCGCTGCTTCCCGAAAAGTGGCAGGGCCTCGGCGTGATAGCCGAGGGCGCGTGCGCCGACCTTACGGTGATAGACGAGGCACGCACCCGCATAGTAGACTGCCAGACGTGGCACAGCAAGGCGCGCTGCTGCCCGTGGGAGGGGATAGCGCTCACGAGCTGGCCGGTCATGACCTTCGTCGAGGGGCGCAAGATCTGGCAGGACGACGAAGAACTGTAA